A window of the Lactuca sativa cultivar Salinas chromosome 5, Lsat_Salinas_v11, whole genome shotgun sequence genome harbors these coding sequences:
- the LOC111878101 gene encoding uncharacterized protein LOC111878101 — MKYNQIFISNFNHHEHEHEHEHNLNHNYTQIPFKCNGCKEAGIGSNYTCTTCNHNLHIHCAPPSPSISHPFYTKCTFQFLPTPPGSLPRYCNACEKDILGFVYHCHACGFDLHPCCAKLPTILDDGEVKLYLCRKVRSSCHRCGGRGRSWSYRSVCKKYNLHVSCAKEMLVESWHDICYGGGMYGQNWNVEIKIPSLKGTLMKNYHKKTKGRMKKCCKIAGLALQFVISAVLGDPTTLIVGVVGALMSE; from the coding sequence ATGAAATACAATCAAATTTTCATTTCCAATTTCAACCAccatgaacatgaacatgaacatgaacataaCCTCAACCACAACTACACCCAAATCCCCTTCAAATGCAATGGTTGCAAAGAAGCTGGAATAGGATCCAACTATACATGCACCACATGTAACCACAACTTACACATCCATTGTGCTCCCCCTTCCCCTTCAATCTCCCACCCTTTTTACACCAAATGCACATTCCAATTCCTCCCCACCCCACCAGGCTCACTACCCCGCTACTGCAACGCCTGTGAAAAAGACATCTTAGGGTTTGTCTACCACTGCCACGCGTGCGGATTTGACCTACATCCATGTTGTGCAAAGCTTCCAACAATCTTGGATGATGGTGAGGTTAAGCTCTACTTGTGCCGGAAAGTGAGGTCATCCTGCCACCGGTGTGGCGGCAGAGGGCGGAGCTGGAGCTATAGGTCGGTATGCAAGAAGTATAATTTGCATGTGTCGTGTGCAAAGGAGATGTTGGTGGAAAGTTGGCATGACATATGTTATGGTGGTGGCATGTATGGGCAAAACTGGAATGTGGAGATAAAAATTCCTAGTTTGAAGGGGACACTTATGAAGAATTATCATAAAAAAACTAAAGGGAGAATGAAGAAATGTTGTAAGATAGCTGGTTTAGCTTTGCAATTTGTGATATCAGCTGTTCTTGGTGATCCGACTACTTTAATTGTAGGAGTTGTTGGTGCTTTAATGTCAGAATAG
- the LOC111878089 gene encoding plastid division protein PDV2 codes for MEEDGIGMVLARASELRSKITNCIHNASSIDATTLEGGTEYKEEADDEEEEAESLLNIRDSLEVLEAQLSSLQSLQQQQWYEKETSLTEIDYSRKKLLQKLKAYKGEDLDVIREATAFASSTVEKENNDLLLPPYPTRPSPSLDPDTGYLSHFSLTPKTLTNGPPNGQPKGSFHHSEPKTSLQGLRQIIVAAAKRVLPIVGFIAALHLSGFEFGRRGSLPKVLGMSQEQRNQEKGEMTVECPPGKVLVVENGESRCLVKERVEIPFKSVVTLPDVNYGCG; via the exons ATGGAAGAAGACGGTATAGGTATGGTACTTGCTCGAGCTTCGGAGCTGCGGTCCAAGATCACCAACTGCATTCACAATGCATCATCTATTGATGCCACAACACTAGAGGGAGGAACAGAGTATAAAGAAGAAgcagatgatgaagaagaagaagccgAAAGCCTTTTGAACATCCGAGATTCCCTCGAGGTCCTTGAGGCTCAACTTTCTTCTTTGCAG TCATTACAACAGCAGCAATGGTATGAAAAGGAAACATCTCTCACTGAGATCGATTACAGTCGCAAAAAGCTGCTACAGAAGCTAAAAGCATACAAAGGAGAGGACTTAGATGTCATACGTGAAGCCACTGCTTTTGCTAGCTCAACAGTAGAGAAAGAAAACAacgatcttcttcttcctccataCCCAACTCGCCCTTCTCCCTCCCTTGATCCTGACACAGGTTACCTATCACATTTCTCTTTAACACCCAAAACGCTCACAAATGGTCCTCCAAACGGTCAACCAAAGGGAAGTTTCCATCATTCAGAACCCAAAACCTCGTTACAGGGGCTGAGACAAATTATTGTTGCAGCTGCAAAAAGGGTACTTCCAATTGTTGGTTTTATAGCTGCTCTGCATTTGTCTGGTTTTGAATTCGGTAGAAGAGGGAGTCTACCCAAGGTTTTGGGCATGTCTCAAGAACAAAGGAATCAAGAAAAAGGAGAAATGACGGTTGAATGTCCACCTGGGAAGGTTTTGGTTGTTGAAAATGGTGAAAGTCGATGCCTTGTGAAAGAAAGAGTGGaaattcctttcaaatctgttgtcACATTACCTGATGTAAATTACGGGTGTGGTTAA